In Streptomyces seoulensis, the following are encoded in one genomic region:
- a CDS encoding prenyltransferase/squalene oxidase repeat-containing protein — MRATAELSGTGLTASIDRALGCLRHNFRTVRGAAGWYHYLDDPSPGVTASAVGLFCFSVAGVRFERTPDVVAYLLSQQRASEDSTDGGWSVRTTNGFPIAEATSWVVRALSRPGTGVLGGAALARGAEWLRVNQNVDFGWGSYLGQPSRVFHTALNMLALQESGAGTDALAGAQRWLIDGQNARTPAWGPTPGAEPTMLHTSVALLALSRTPGALSANTMRQTAEWLLERIEPGIHVERSTTVEEYDVPYADGDIQAVFQNSLPHFAGPLALSAILSTGVVDPLQKKVFDSVNAIMDTQLEGGHWELPRSPMRPSVWALWPFVSALASARSAILSTPRAKAALLFPGCAIVQSEDVAQDLTRRLLIQNALFDWIRNRKAVLALWLVAAVTTGVPVALLLAGTFSVKDFLTALIFPVLLMAFQVIWDRRAARAGASG, encoded by the coding sequence GTGCGCGCGACCGCGGAATTATCGGGTACCGGCCTCACGGCGAGCATCGACCGTGCGCTCGGCTGTCTGCGTCACAACTTCCGTACGGTGCGGGGAGCGGCGGGCTGGTACCACTACCTGGACGATCCGAGTCCCGGGGTCACCGCATCGGCCGTGGGGCTGTTCTGCTTCAGCGTGGCCGGGGTCCGGTTCGAGCGGACGCCGGACGTGGTGGCCTATTTGCTGAGTCAGCAGCGGGCGTCGGAGGACAGCACCGACGGCGGCTGGTCGGTCCGTACGACGAACGGGTTCCCGATCGCGGAGGCCACGTCGTGGGTGGTGCGCGCGCTCAGCAGGCCGGGCACCGGGGTGCTGGGCGGCGCGGCGCTGGCGCGCGGCGCGGAATGGCTCCGGGTGAACCAGAACGTCGACTTCGGCTGGGGCTCCTATCTCGGTCAGCCCTCCCGCGTCTTCCACACCGCGCTGAACATGCTGGCGCTCCAGGAGAGCGGGGCGGGAACGGACGCGCTGGCCGGGGCGCAGCGCTGGCTCATCGACGGGCAGAACGCCCGTACCCCCGCCTGGGGTCCCACCCCCGGCGCGGAGCCCACGATGCTGCACACCAGCGTCGCCCTGCTGGCGCTGTCCCGGACCCCCGGAGCGCTCAGCGCCAACACCATGCGGCAGACGGCGGAGTGGCTGCTGGAGCGGATCGAGCCGGGCATCCACGTCGAGCGCAGTACGACGGTGGAGGAGTACGACGTCCCCTACGCGGACGGCGACATCCAGGCCGTCTTCCAGAACTCGCTGCCGCATTTCGCCGGGCCGCTGGCCCTCTCCGCGATCCTCTCGACCGGAGTGGTCGACCCCCTGCAGAAGAAGGTGTTCGACTCGGTCAACGCGATCATGGACACCCAGCTCGAGGGCGGTCACTGGGAGCTGCCGCGCAGCCCGATGAGACCGTCGGTGTGGGCGTTGTGGCCCTTCGTCTCGGCGCTGGCCTCCGCCCGCTCGGCCATTCTCTCCACGCCACGGGCCAAGGCGGCCCTGCTCTTCCCCGGCTGTGCCATCGTCCAGAGCGAGGACGTGGCCCAGGATCTGACGAGACGGCTGCTGATCCAGAACGCGTTGTTCGACTGGATCAGGAACCGCAAGGCCGTGCTCGCCCTCTGGCTCGTCGCGGCCGTGACGACAGGGGTCCCCGTGGCCCTGCTCCTCGCGGGGACGTTCTCGGTGAAGGACTTCCTCACCGCACTGATCTTCCCGGTGCTGCTGATGGCCTTTCAGGTCATCTGGGACCGTCGGGCCGCGCGGGCCGGGGCGAGCGGATGA
- a CDS encoding alkaline phosphatase family protein, with protein sequence MSGRNVPRRGRAAVASALALVAAAAGLWSGLGGSSPAQAAAAVPTPDHTVVVVFENHAYSQVIGSSSAPYINSLRTGGASLTASYAETHPSQPNYFALFSGSTQGITDDSCYTPGFSSAPNLASELIGAGKSWASYNETLPSQGSTTCSSGDYARKHNPWFGFSNVPTSSAKTFTQFPTDYSTLPQVSFVTPNLCSDMHDCSVSTGDTWLKNKLGVYASWAKTHNSLLVVTFDEDNRLSGNRIPTVLYGQRVAAGATSSTTYNHYDLLRTLEDMHGLPHAGNAASGKDITGIWTS encoded by the coding sequence GTGTCCGGCAGAAACGTCCCCCGTCGCGGCCGTGCCGCCGTGGCGTCCGCTCTCGCCCTCGTCGCCGCCGCGGCCGGACTGTGGTCGGGCCTCGGCGGTTCCTCGCCCGCCCAGGCCGCGGCCGCGGTCCCGACCCCGGACCACACGGTCGTCGTGGTCTTCGAGAACCACGCCTACAGCCAGGTGATCGGCTCCTCCAGCGCGCCGTACATCAACTCGCTGCGCACCGGCGGCGCGAGCCTCACCGCGTCCTACGCCGAGACCCACCCCAGCCAGCCCAACTACTTCGCCCTGTTCTCCGGTTCGACCCAGGGCATCACCGACGACAGCTGCTACACCCCCGGCTTCTCCTCCGCGCCCAACCTCGCCTCCGAGCTGATCGGCGCGGGCAAGTCGTGGGCCAGCTACAACGAGACGCTGCCCAGCCAGGGTTCGACCACGTGCAGCAGCGGCGACTACGCACGCAAGCACAACCCGTGGTTCGGCTTCAGCAACGTCCCCACGTCCAGCGCCAAGACGTTCACCCAGTTCCCGACGGACTACTCGACGCTCCCCCAGGTCTCGTTCGTCACCCCGAACCTGTGCAGCGACATGCACGACTGCTCGGTCTCCACGGGCGACACCTGGCTGAAGAACAAGCTGGGCGTGTACGCGAGTTGGGCCAAGACCCACAACAGCCTGCTCGTCGTCACCTTCGACGAGGACAACCGGCTCAGCGGCAACCGCATCCCCACGGTGCTGTACGGCCAGCGTGTGGCGGCGGGCGCGACCTCCTCGACCACGTACAACCACTACGACCTGCTGCGCACGCTGGAGGACATGCACGGCCTGCCGCACGCCGGCAACGCCGCCTCCGGCAAGGACATCACCGGCATCTGGACCTCGTGA
- a CDS encoding MFS transporter has protein sequence MYVADSRSGAPRTATSAADAVRPRAGRRLPAVAPTVLALGTVSLITDVSSEMVTAVLPLYLVAGLGLSPLGFGLLDGIYNGVSALVRLAGGHLADRGGGRHKWVAGAGYALSAACKPLLLVAHTLTPIGLVLALDRTGKGLRTAPRDALISLSSTAENRGRAFGVHRAMDTAGALLGPLAAFLVLRATVDGYDAVFTVSCCVAVVGVLVLVLFVPGGAATPRAQNATRATLRAAFALLRRRDLRRIAVCALLLGLATVSDSFVYLLLQRRLGVPDRWFALLPLGTAAVFLLLAVPLGRIADRAGRWRVFLGGHLALLLTYGLLLFPWHGTALPYAVLLLHGAFYAATDGVLMAAAADSVPPELRSSGLALVQTGQALARFTCSLSFGAAWTAWGDRAALTGSAVALAVCGGVALVLRPGGLRGAA, from the coding sequence ATGTACGTAGCGGACAGCCGCTCCGGGGCGCCCCGGACGGCCACGTCCGCGGCGGACGCCGTCCGGCCCCGGGCCGGGCGGCGCCTCCCCGCGGTCGCGCCCACCGTGCTGGCGCTCGGCACGGTCAGCCTGATCACCGACGTCTCCTCGGAGATGGTCACCGCCGTGCTGCCCCTGTACCTGGTGGCGGGTCTCGGCCTGTCCCCGCTGGGCTTCGGGCTGCTCGACGGCATCTACAACGGCGTCTCGGCGCTGGTCCGGCTGGCCGGCGGCCACCTCGCCGACCGGGGCGGCGGACGCCACAAGTGGGTGGCGGGCGCCGGGTACGCCCTGTCGGCGGCCTGCAAACCATTACTGCTGGTGGCTCATACCCTTACCCCGATCGGCCTGGTACTGGCACTCGACCGCACCGGCAAGGGCCTGCGCACCGCCCCGCGCGACGCGCTGATCTCCCTGTCCAGCACCGCCGAGAACCGCGGCCGCGCCTTCGGTGTGCACCGGGCGATGGACACGGCGGGCGCGCTGCTCGGCCCGCTGGCCGCCTTCCTCGTCCTGCGCGCCACGGTCGACGGCTACGACGCGGTCTTCACCGTCAGCTGCTGCGTGGCGGTAGTGGGGGTCCTGGTACTGGTGCTCTTCGTACCAGGAGGCGCGGCCACTCCCCGCGCGCAGAACGCCACCCGCGCCACCCTGCGCGCCGCCTTCGCCCTGCTGCGCCGCCGGGACCTGCGACGCATCGCCGTCTGCGCGCTGCTGCTCGGACTCGCCACGGTCAGCGACTCCTTCGTCTACCTGCTGCTGCAACGCCGGCTCGGCGTGCCGGACCGCTGGTTCGCCCTGCTGCCACTCGGCACGGCGGCGGTCTTCCTGCTGCTGGCGGTGCCGCTGGGCCGGATCGCCGACCGGGCCGGCCGCTGGCGGGTCTTCCTCGGCGGCCACCTCGCCCTGCTCCTGACGTACGGGCTGCTCCTCTTCCCCTGGCACGGCACCGCCCTGCCGTACGCCGTCCTACTCCTGCACGGCGCCTTCTACGCGGCCACCGACGGCGTACTGATGGCGGCCGCCGCCGACAGCGTGCCGCCCGAACTCCGCTCCTCCGGCCTCGCCCTGGTCCAGACGGGCCAAGCCCTGGCCCGCTTCACCTGCTCCCTGTCCTTCGGCGCGGCGTGGACGGCGTGGGGCGACCGCGCGGCGCTGACCGGGTCGGCCGTGGCGCTGGCGGTGTGCGGCGGGGTGGCGCTCGTTTTGCGGCCGGGCGGGTTGCGGGGCGCGGCGTGA
- a CDS encoding TolB family protein, producing MTLRSRILILVSALVVLVGVAAASVLHASARADRRDEARPGGPRITAGRVTLTGGARRVVFRNMAWGPHRDELVSAPAADPSGPRTASGVKCLRFYAASGTGVCLRAVHGPVQDTYRAVILDARLKERARYDVPGIPSRARVSPSGRFAAWTAFVGGDSYAGIAFSTRAAIVDTRTGRLTPTLEAYRIVKDGRPYQAADVNFWGVTFAADDRTFYATMATRGSTYLVRGDLSARTLTTVHPNVECPSLSPDGTRIAYKKRVKGAPKDAPWHLYVLTLSTGHETPLAEPRSVDDQLVWQDNHTLTYALPGDYGADLYTVPANGTGAAHRVTTAAVSPAYVD from the coding sequence ATGACCCTCCGTTCCCGCATCCTGATCCTGGTATCGGCGCTCGTCGTCCTGGTAGGTGTCGCGGCGGCGTCCGTGCTGCACGCGTCCGCGCGGGCCGACCGGCGGGACGAGGCCCGTCCAGGCGGTCCCAGGATCACCGCCGGACGGGTCACGCTGACCGGAGGCGCCCGCCGTGTGGTCTTCCGGAACATGGCGTGGGGCCCGCACCGCGACGAGTTGGTGTCGGCCCCGGCCGCCGACCCGTCCGGCCCCCGTACCGCGTCCGGCGTCAAGTGCCTGCGTTTCTATGCCGCTTCGGGCACCGGGGTGTGCCTGCGGGCGGTGCACGGGCCGGTGCAGGACACCTACCGCGCGGTGATCCTGGACGCCCGGCTGAAGGAGCGGGCCCGCTACGACGTGCCCGGCATTCCCTCGCGCGCCCGGGTCTCCCCCAGCGGCCGGTTCGCCGCCTGGACGGCGTTCGTGGGCGGCGACTCGTATGCCGGTATCGCCTTCTCCACCCGGGCGGCGATCGTCGATACCCGTACCGGTCGGCTGACCCCCACCCTGGAGGCGTACCGGATCGTCAAGGACGGACGGCCCTACCAGGCGGCGGACGTGAACTTCTGGGGCGTCACCTTCGCGGCCGACGACCGCACCTTCTACGCCACCATGGCGACGCGCGGCAGCACCTACCTGGTCCGCGGCGACCTGAGCGCCCGCACGCTCACCACGGTGCACCCGAACGTCGAGTGCCCCTCACTCTCCCCGGACGGCACCCGCATCGCCTACAAGAAACGCGTCAAGGGCGCCCCGAAGGACGCCCCCTGGCACCTGTACGTCCTGACCCTGAGCACCGGCCACGAAACACCTCTCGCCGAACCCCGCAGCGTCGACGACCAGTTGGTCTGGCAGGACAACCACACCCTGACCTACGCCCTCCCGGGCGACTACGGCGCCGACCTCTACACCGTCCCGGCCAACGGCACGGGCGCAGCCCACCGCGTGACAACGGCGGCGGTGTCTCCGGCGTACGTGGACTAG
- a CDS encoding DUF4352 domain-containing protein: MNITRAIAAAGAVLLVAATAGACGSSEPAPRVTVTTTQTVTAAPSSPPAQDEGVALKMGTEQTLQDDQGVTFTVQALEYQQPFKGPQPEKPDASLGGDTWATVKAKVCDGSGGPLIVDQSVWSLSYADGTSIATTGLNGGDMPKPEFPVEKTLSPGRCAAGLISFPVPGKKTPDRISYELGGSSPIEWAVRK; encoded by the coding sequence ATGAACATCACCAGAGCAATCGCAGCAGCCGGTGCAGTCCTGCTCGTTGCGGCCACCGCCGGCGCGTGCGGCAGCAGCGAGCCAGCACCTCGTGTCACCGTAACCACCACCCAGACCGTGACCGCAGCCCCAAGCAGCCCGCCGGCTCAGGACGAAGGCGTCGCACTGAAGATGGGCACCGAACAGACTCTCCAGGACGATCAGGGGGTCACCTTCACCGTGCAGGCTTTGGAGTACCAGCAGCCCTTCAAGGGACCGCAGCCGGAGAAGCCGGACGCCAGCCTGGGCGGCGACACCTGGGCCACGGTCAAGGCCAAGGTTTGCGACGGCAGCGGGGGACCGCTCATCGTGGACCAGTCTGTCTGGTCATTGAGCTATGCCGATGGCACCAGCATTGCCACGACCGGCCTGAACGGAGGGGACATGCCGAAGCCGGAGTTCCCCGTGGAGAAGACCCTCAGCCCCGGCCGATGCGCGGCCGGCCTGATTTCCTTTCCGGTGCCCGGCAAGAAGACGCCGGACCGTATCTCGTATGAGCTTGGAGGAAGCTCGCCGATCGAATGGGCCGTCCGAAAGTAG